One Nitrospirota bacterium DNA window includes the following coding sequences:
- the recN gene encoding DNA repair protein RecN: MLSELRIVNFALIEQLSLQFQSGFIVLTGETGAGKSLLIDAIALLVGGRASTDQIRTGEDEAQLEASFHLPDTHPLLQRLRSLDLIGQHESELILRRVLSRSGRHRVYLNGNLCPLRVFEELGGTLVDIHGQHEQQSLLVTAKQLDALDAFGRLHELRGRYEQTYQGWKDLHAQLDALQHEGVDRARLEDMLRFQSQEIEQAGLLPDEEERVRHERQRLVHANRLRELAHEAYVELQADEQAVLTRLGRIERTLAELAQTDPAMGDCEQVAKDSAIQLKELAGRLRDYAEQLEFDPDRLAVVEDRLDLIQQLKKKYGGSVEAVLATGRRVQEELQLLENREERTAELTVRLDEAVGRLRTLAQQLSKKRMDAAKRMTVLVGAELVALKMEQAIFQVTVSSDESDEELGPSGRDRAEFLLSSNPGEPARPLGRVASGGELSRIMLALKTVLAEMDQVPVVVFDEIDTGVGGAVAAAMGTRLRKLGSFHQVFCITHLPQVAAQAEHHLLVEKGLESQRTSTSVRALKGIGREEEIARMLGGLTITKKVRETAAELIAGAKGKRSE, from the coding sequence ATGCTCTCCGAGTTGCGCATCGTCAATTTCGCGCTCATTGAGCAGCTCAGTCTCCAATTCCAGTCAGGGTTTATCGTCCTGACCGGGGAGACCGGGGCTGGCAAATCTCTCCTCATCGATGCGATTGCGTTGCTGGTCGGTGGACGGGCCTCCACCGACCAGATTCGTACTGGTGAAGATGAGGCTCAGCTCGAAGCATCGTTCCACCTCCCGGACACCCATCCACTCCTCCAACGATTGCGGTCGCTAGACCTCATCGGTCAGCACGAGTCCGAACTGATTCTTCGGCGTGTCCTCTCCCGATCCGGTCGCCATCGCGTGTACCTCAACGGCAACCTCTGTCCCCTTCGTGTATTCGAAGAACTCGGGGGCACCCTCGTCGATATCCATGGTCAGCATGAGCAGCAATCGTTGTTGGTCACGGCCAAACAACTCGATGCCCTCGATGCGTTCGGACGCCTCCATGAGTTGCGTGGACGGTACGAGCAGACCTATCAGGGATGGAAAGATCTCCACGCGCAGTTGGATGCCTTGCAGCATGAAGGTGTCGATCGTGCACGACTTGAAGATATGTTGCGGTTTCAGTCGCAGGAGATCGAGCAAGCCGGCTTGCTGCCCGATGAAGAAGAACGGGTTCGTCATGAGCGGCAGCGACTGGTCCATGCGAACCGGCTGAGGGAGTTGGCCCATGAGGCCTATGTGGAATTGCAGGCGGATGAGCAGGCGGTCCTCACCAGGCTTGGGCGGATCGAACGGACCCTTGCAGAGCTGGCTCAGACCGACCCAGCAATGGGTGATTGTGAGCAGGTTGCTAAGGACTCCGCGATCCAGCTCAAAGAGCTTGCCGGACGGCTGCGCGATTATGCCGAACAGCTAGAGTTCGATCCGGACCGGTTGGCTGTTGTGGAGGACCGACTCGATCTCATCCAGCAACTGAAGAAAAAGTATGGAGGGTCTGTCGAGGCAGTACTTGCGACGGGGAGACGGGTGCAGGAGGAGCTGCAGCTCTTGGAAAATCGTGAGGAGCGTACCGCTGAGTTGACCGTACGGTTGGACGAAGCGGTTGGACGCCTTCGCACGCTCGCGCAGCAGCTGTCGAAGAAACGGATGGATGCAGCCAAGCGAATGACGGTGCTCGTGGGTGCGGAGCTGGTCGCATTGAAAATGGAGCAGGCTATTTTTCAGGTCACGGTTTCGAGTGATGAGTCGGATGAAGAGCTTGGACCGTCTGGGCGTGACCGAGCAGAGTTCCTGCTCTCAAGTAATCCTGGTGAGCCAGCGAGGCCGTTGGGACGAGTGGCCTCCGGCGGGGAACTATCGAGGATTATGTTGGCGCTCAAAACTGTATTGGCCGAGATGGACCAGGTGCCGGTTGTGGTGTTCGATGAAATCGATACGGGTGTGGGCGGGGCGGTTGCTGCCGCTATGGGAACGAGGTTGCGCAAGCTCGGGTCGTTCCATCAAGTGTTCTGTATCACCCACCTTCCTCAGGTTGCTGCTCAAGCGGAGCATCATCTGCTGGTAGAAAAGGGACTGGAGAGTCAGCGCACATCTACGTCGGTTCGAGCGCTTAAAGGGATAGGACGAGAAGAGGAAATCGCCAGAATGTTGGGCGGACTGACCATTACGAAAAAAGTACGTGAAACGGCAGCGGAACTCATTGCGGGGGCGAAGGGGAAACGGTCTGAGTGA
- a CDS encoding response regulator: MTLPVNPESAKNVPTLLVIDDEAGPRDALSAILRPFFKIHAAESANAALDVLNSEPIDLITLDQKLPDRQGLDLLQDIKHDHADVEVIMVTGYGSLKSAMEGIRQGAAGYLLKPFNVTELLSLVNQTLEKKQRLDFLRHFLRTSTGLWGTEAEGAQAWKKLFVGYQAIGKPTPEPASGCESMPSQLLPLLSDLLEAKDRQLLNHCSRVSFYATLLANRINLTPAEQKSLALGAFLHDIGKVGPETYHFAEDEIAMDGESVGNRLHPEMGGKLVLPLGLPAEVGQIIAYHHERWDGSGYPYGLQEEGIPQLARIVCLAQAFDHLTAELPGRTPLSIDDACQQMRAHAGTHFEPKLTELFTHVIQECKACLPAMATATAPTD, from the coding sequence ATGACCTTACCTGTGAATCCTGAGTCGGCGAAGAATGTGCCGACCTTGCTCGTGATCGATGATGAAGCAGGACCTCGTGACGCCCTTTCAGCTATTCTCAGACCTTTCTTCAAAATCCACGCCGCAGAATCAGCGAATGCCGCTCTTGACGTGCTCAACTCCGAGCCGATAGACCTCATTACACTCGATCAGAAACTTCCAGACCGCCAAGGATTAGATCTCCTTCAAGACATCAAACATGACCATGCCGACGTTGAAGTCATCATGGTCACCGGATACGGGAGCCTGAAATCCGCCATGGAAGGGATTCGCCAAGGCGCGGCAGGCTATCTGCTCAAGCCCTTCAATGTCACGGAACTGCTTTCTCTCGTCAACCAAACTCTCGAGAAGAAACAACGGCTCGACTTCCTCAGACATTTCCTCAGAACATCGACCGGACTCTGGGGAACAGAAGCCGAGGGCGCGCAGGCGTGGAAGAAATTATTCGTGGGATACCAGGCGATCGGAAAGCCGACGCCAGAGCCGGCATCCGGCTGTGAATCCATGCCAAGCCAGCTCCTCCCTCTGCTCTCAGACCTGCTCGAGGCCAAAGATCGGCAGCTGCTCAACCACTGCAGCCGAGTCAGCTTCTACGCGACCCTCTTAGCCAACCGCATCAACTTAACGCCCGCTGAGCAAAAGTCTCTGGCATTGGGCGCATTCCTCCACGACATCGGCAAGGTCGGACCTGAAACCTATCACTTCGCCGAAGATGAAATCGCGATGGATGGGGAATCCGTCGGCAATCGTCTCCACCCGGAAATGGGCGGGAAACTCGTGTTGCCATTAGGGCTGCCGGCTGAGGTGGGGCAGATCATTGCCTATCACCATGAACGCTGGGATGGCTCAGGTTATCCCTATGGACTGCAGGAAGAAGGCATTCCTCAACTGGCCCGTATTGTATGTCTGGCACAAGCATTCGACCATCTGACCGCGGAGCTTCCCGGCCGAACGCCCCTCTCAATTGATGACGCCTGCCAACAGATGCGTGCGCATGCCGGCACACACTTCGAACCGAAGTTGACCGAACTCTTTACGCATGTGATCCAGGAATGCAAAGCATGCCTTCCGGCAATGGCGACAGCAACAGCCCCTACCGACTAG
- a CDS encoding sigma-54 dependent transcriptional regulator produces MKKRILLIDDEARVRASLKAVLEPAYETIQAADAQEGLELFRKEAPHLVLLDVILPGTDGLALLQTIRAEDRPAPVIMLTGTKSVKTAVDAMKFGAADYLSKPFDVEELRIIVDRALKDHELQREVKQLRAQVVRRYAFHNLIGKSPSMQDIYTKIEQVADSRTTVFISGESGTGKELVAKALHYNSGRRERPFIALNCAALPETLIESELFGHEKGSFTDATARRVGQFELANTGTLFLDEIGDLSAMTQAKLLRVLQEREFTRVGGVQSIKVDVRIVTATNKNLEELVRKGQFREDLYYRINVIALYLPPLRERGEDVPLLAKHFLAKRIEEENRPPQEFSKDAVDLLSRYPWPGNVREMENIIEQAFIWSKGSDTITPEHLPTILKNDTRSTSLRDDTLAGRLSLEKAVMEFEREIILDALKRTGYVQTHAANLLGISRRMLKYRMDTLGIGRPDQEVNAEPQAIVQE; encoded by the coding sequence ATGAAAAAGCGAATCCTGTTGATCGATGATGAGGCCCGGGTTCGGGCCTCATTGAAAGCGGTACTCGAGCCAGCCTACGAAACGATCCAAGCCGCAGACGCCCAAGAGGGACTCGAGCTCTTCCGCAAGGAAGCGCCCCATCTGGTCCTCCTCGACGTCATCCTGCCTGGCACCGACGGGCTGGCGTTACTCCAAACCATACGCGCCGAAGACCGGCCGGCGCCGGTCATCATGCTGACTGGCACCAAGTCGGTAAAAACTGCCGTCGACGCCATGAAGTTCGGCGCCGCTGACTACCTCTCGAAACCCTTCGACGTAGAAGAGCTCCGCATCATTGTCGATCGCGCACTCAAGGATCACGAACTCCAGCGGGAGGTGAAACAGCTCCGCGCGCAAGTCGTTCGACGGTATGCCTTTCACAATCTGATCGGCAAGAGCCCGTCGATGCAAGACATCTACACCAAAATCGAACAAGTCGCCGACAGCCGCACCACCGTGTTTATTTCCGGAGAGAGCGGAACGGGAAAGGAGCTGGTCGCGAAGGCGCTCCATTACAATAGCGGCAGGCGCGAACGGCCCTTCATCGCGCTCAATTGTGCCGCCCTTCCCGAAACGCTCATCGAGAGTGAGCTCTTCGGCCATGAGAAAGGCTCGTTCACGGATGCCACAGCCCGCCGAGTCGGACAATTTGAACTCGCGAATACCGGCACGCTCTTCCTCGACGAGATCGGCGACCTCAGCGCCATGACACAAGCCAAGCTGCTGCGCGTCTTGCAAGAACGAGAATTCACCAGAGTCGGCGGGGTGCAATCCATCAAGGTGGATGTGCGCATCGTCACCGCGACAAACAAGAATCTTGAAGAACTCGTTCGCAAAGGACAATTCCGCGAAGACCTCTACTACCGTATCAACGTCATTGCGCTGTATTTGCCTCCGCTCCGTGAACGGGGTGAAGATGTCCCCCTCCTCGCCAAACATTTTCTGGCAAAGCGCATCGAGGAAGAAAACCGTCCGCCTCAAGAATTTTCCAAAGATGCCGTCGACCTTCTCTCCCGCTATCCCTGGCCTGGCAATGTGCGGGAAATGGAGAACATCATCGAGCAGGCATTCATTTGGTCCAAGGGGTCTGACACCATCACCCCCGAACATCTCCCGACCATCCTAAAGAACGATACTCGCTCCACCTCACTGCGCGATGACACCCTCGCAGGGCGACTATCGCTCGAAAAAGCCGTCATGGAATTCGAGCGCGAAATTATCTTGGATGCCCTGAAACGAACAGGATATGTCCAAACTCATGCCGCCAACCTGCTCGGAATCAGCCGCCGGATGCTGAAATACCGCATGGACACGTTGGGAATCGGCCGGCCAGACCAGGAAGTCAACGCCGAACCTCAGGCCATAGTGCAGGAATAG
- a CDS encoding ATP-binding protein, protein MTPPPSNTDFSALSSSELLTIVTQFASDLGTMTDLPTIGNRIIQELCRVGMTTHGVLFVLDREHECYRCANMVGSDTLACIPPTMAVSHPLPHHLLATNRIMAQVDSAIDLQDPDFGADACRALESMQASRIVPHLNKGRLIAFSVLGAAVPLTTGQPLNKTLLAALAQTATNALDTIVLYEDLHRSHTLMKRTDRLKSLETIAGGFAHEIRNPLTSIKTFIQLAPERKDDPQFIQEFSKVVLDDVYRIERLIQEILDYARYMEPKLTDEDFNDLVASCLYFIDVKADSRGIKIEKELASDLPRVMLDRQQIKQVLLNLLLNAIDSMAGAGGRLRVQTRTVVKPGGNVWAHIEIEDTGEGIQEINLEHIFDPFFTTKHESGEHEGTGLGLTIVHQIIQEHHGEIRVKSAVGIGTTFFVSLPALPA, encoded by the coding sequence ATGACGCCACCCCCATCGAATACCGACTTTTCAGCATTGTCTTCCAGTGAGCTCTTAACTATCGTCACACAGTTTGCGTCAGACCTGGGCACGATGACAGACCTGCCCACCATCGGCAATCGCATTATCCAAGAACTCTGTCGAGTAGGGATGACGACCCATGGTGTGTTATTCGTCCTGGACCGCGAACACGAATGTTATCGCTGCGCCAACATGGTTGGGTCGGATACCCTCGCCTGTATTCCTCCAACGATGGCCGTGAGCCATCCCTTGCCTCACCACCTGCTCGCCACCAACCGGATCATGGCACAGGTCGACTCGGCGATCGACCTCCAAGACCCCGACTTCGGAGCCGACGCATGCAGGGCGCTGGAATCGATGCAGGCCTCCCGCATCGTGCCGCATCTCAACAAAGGCCGTCTCATTGCCTTCAGCGTCCTCGGCGCAGCAGTCCCTCTCACGACAGGACAGCCGCTGAATAAGACCCTGCTCGCCGCACTGGCACAAACTGCGACTAATGCACTCGACACCATTGTGCTGTACGAAGACCTGCATCGCTCACACACACTGATGAAGCGGACGGATCGGCTGAAATCCCTTGAGACGATCGCCGGCGGCTTCGCTCATGAAATCAGAAACCCCCTCACCTCGATTAAAACCTTTATCCAGTTGGCCCCTGAACGAAAAGATGACCCGCAATTTATTCAGGAATTCAGCAAAGTCGTGCTCGACGATGTGTATCGAATCGAGCGATTGATCCAGGAAATTCTCGACTACGCCCGGTACATGGAACCCAAACTGACGGACGAAGACTTCAACGATCTTGTCGCCTCCTGTCTCTATTTCATCGACGTGAAGGCGGACAGCCGTGGGATCAAGATTGAAAAAGAGTTGGCGTCTGACCTGCCTCGTGTCATGCTGGATCGACAACAGATCAAGCAGGTCCTGCTCAATCTCCTCCTCAATGCCATAGACTCGATGGCAGGGGCGGGTGGGCGGTTACGTGTTCAAACCAGAACAGTGGTGAAGCCGGGAGGGAACGTCTGGGCCCACATCGAGATCGAGGATACCGGTGAGGGAATCCAAGAGATCAATCTCGAACATATTTTTGACCCATTTTTCACGACCAAACACGAAAGCGGAGAACACGAAGGAACGGGACTCGGCTTGACGATTGTCCATCAAATTATTCAAGAACATCACGGCGAGATCCGGGTAAAGAGTGCAGTCGGTATCGGTACGACGTTTTTCGTGAGCCTACCGGCCTTGCCCGCATAA
- a CDS encoding PAS domain S-box protein yields the protein MPQSEPITILIVSEHAESIKLVTISLRGFFPGCRVDVAYSAEEARAWTSPQEWTLILIDEQCLAGERTSLSADMKRRAPYTAILLLSDRTDSTSAIQALKADIDFFLAKSSPAFLTELLFCAKEAIEKSDLRVALDHAHERYRRLIESLSDIVYELDASGCFVTVSPGIVTLLGYSPDELIGLPYTTLVAPDQESVARYRLNERRSGARGTSHAELIFRGKPTQDNRTLTLTAEVNARGLYDPLRRFLGTVGLIRDLSQPKQQDDTIHQLRQELQRTDELLALAQRATLLSQQLDEPLSSLLIDSQRLLASIRDARLNDQAETLVGHAAEATKLGAQLTQALHERDAVELGHTINDVLDDALTSNGPSIVDGAGIMRQLSSHLPPLAGERTQLATLAHQLLHYAQTYLLTVGRLHRILVITRAVGSTSISAEAPALFALAPPNEVEMELLESDMVWSAESTAPSSPSNDLLDTYQLVRELGGILDVSAPMQGPLRIILRLPTTSRPPFEKFPLPNTAAASAPRVPETTRGTAVPAPTADPGRPQQERRHSARTTTALPATITVGSTTWDGTITNLSLGGTCITLPNDFPSVAPQDAYVVLKTSVGILELQGMAEERPITLSSGTPVSHLVIEFDALKREEAAVLGSLIQAAQEQALSFSLEVLLAAEPSATPDLANQPIATEQGDYNPREAVRVALQLPVRLDVTDQAGKTHRLGALTTNLSRDGVCLHLNAAPELLQGLATLHFASVQTPHHPGSHEPGAPDSALPAKIIWAAHDPTAPKEFPTQDANPTLLIGLRFHGLTPYAEREVNRVVRQHLSSPGGPEAPSQQPSIISIPRECRNPRGQAIMITDDHLRPSLAPNTPVVIIAPGYGQTALDASTLSYYLAHHRLRVLRYDHTNHVGLSDGELQQTTLRSMQADLLKVVEFVQHTWPTAPLIVMASDLSARVALKTAIQSRPLDLLLLINPVVDIQAMLMTVHGHDLVADHRYGLRRGIANLLGLNVNIDRFVGDIVVGHFTDLASTLADLRLLRSPSAILTIPGPPFGPLPPADLPQAFLTALGAHTRLATVPTPLAGQELPFNEHHPLAFRQILEQIAIAISLPAAPAEFSIQARDMLARQQRIELERTRLRHNLSQITREALRVAHLQQLTQLGNLHEYWKLLDDLYRLLSPLEPGSILMDVGVGHGDLVRATMVNQAYRSRQRGWSPERPVHVIGLGHSHESLTLARQSLRALHRELDSDFAGTLTIHPPLTAEWVHTDWSQGLPFKNDSLHRIVCNLSLLFVPSPLVTIRELYRVLHPKGRLVLTVFQPETDLSALYRRHLHSANQDEFSPQAQILLHYLGRLREAIRHGLLHTFDRSSLTSFLHQAGILTPRILPAFDGQGLFAVIEKGKSAS from the coding sequence ATGCCGCAGAGCGAGCCGATCACCATCTTGATTGTCAGCGAACATGCTGAGTCCATTAAACTCGTCACCATCAGTCTGCGAGGATTCTTTCCCGGCTGCCGCGTGGATGTCGCCTATTCTGCCGAAGAAGCCCGTGCCTGGACGTCGCCACAGGAATGGACGCTCATCCTGATCGACGAACAATGCCTCGCCGGGGAACGCACCTCCCTTTCCGCGGACATGAAGCGCCGTGCGCCGTACACCGCCATTCTGTTACTGAGCGACCGCACTGACTCAACCTCCGCGATTCAAGCGCTCAAGGCCGACATCGATTTTTTCCTCGCAAAGTCCTCTCCAGCCTTTCTCACTGAACTGCTCTTCTGTGCCAAAGAAGCCATCGAGAAAAGCGACCTGCGAGTCGCACTGGACCATGCGCACGAACGCTATCGTCGGCTCATTGAGTCACTCAGCGACATCGTCTATGAATTGGATGCCAGCGGCTGTTTTGTGACCGTCAGTCCTGGCATCGTCACCCTCTTGGGCTACTCACCCGATGAACTCATCGGATTGCCCTATACCACCCTCGTGGCTCCTGACCAGGAGTCGGTCGCCCGGTATCGCCTCAACGAACGCCGTTCCGGGGCGCGCGGCACCAGCCATGCCGAGTTGATCTTTCGAGGAAAGCCCACACAGGATAACCGGACACTGACCCTCACCGCGGAAGTGAATGCCAGAGGGCTCTACGACCCCCTCCGCCGATTTCTCGGCACCGTGGGGCTGATTCGAGACCTCTCCCAACCCAAACAACAAGACGACACGATTCATCAACTTCGCCAAGAACTCCAGCGTACCGATGAACTGCTTGCGCTGGCCCAACGAGCCACCTTGCTGTCGCAACAGCTGGACGAACCACTGTCGTCACTATTGATCGACTCCCAACGGCTTCTTGCCTCCATTCGCGACGCACGGCTGAACGACCAAGCCGAAACACTCGTCGGTCATGCTGCAGAAGCCACGAAACTCGGCGCACAATTGACGCAGGCCCTGCACGAACGAGATGCCGTCGAGTTAGGACATACGATCAACGACGTCCTTGACGATGCGCTCACGTCCAACGGCCCATCAATCGTGGATGGCGCAGGCATCATGCGTCAACTATCATCGCACCTGCCTCCCCTCGCCGGCGAGCGCACGCAGCTCGCGACGCTCGCGCATCAGCTGCTACACTACGCGCAGACCTACCTCTTGACCGTCGGCCGTCTGCATCGCATCCTCGTCATCACACGGGCAGTCGGGTCGACCTCCATCTCGGCAGAGGCCCCCGCGCTCTTTGCCCTCGCTCCACCGAACGAGGTCGAGATGGAACTGCTTGAATCGGACATGGTGTGGTCAGCGGAATCCACGGCTCCGTCATCTCCATCGAATGATCTCCTCGATACCTATCAGCTCGTCCGCGAACTCGGTGGCATCTTAGATGTGTCGGCGCCGATGCAGGGCCCCCTTCGTATTATCCTCCGTCTGCCGACCACCTCACGCCCACCGTTCGAGAAGTTCCCGCTGCCGAATACCGCCGCCGCCTCAGCCCCACGCGTTCCTGAAACAACGCGCGGCACGGCGGTACCTGCTCCGACAGCCGACCCAGGAAGACCGCAACAAGAACGACGGCATAGTGCGCGAACGACAACGGCCCTGCCTGCGACGATTACCGTTGGTTCAACGACATGGGACGGCACCATTACGAATCTGAGCCTCGGCGGCACCTGCATCACGCTCCCCAATGACTTTCCCAGCGTGGCGCCACAAGATGCCTATGTCGTACTGAAAACTTCGGTGGGAATCCTCGAACTGCAAGGGATGGCGGAAGAGCGGCCCATCACGCTCTCTTCTGGAACCCCGGTCTCCCATCTTGTCATCGAATTCGATGCACTCAAACGAGAAGAGGCTGCTGTCTTGGGCTCACTGATCCAAGCGGCTCAGGAGCAGGCGTTGTCCTTCTCCCTTGAAGTGCTGCTTGCGGCAGAACCATCGGCCACGCCAGATCTCGCAAATCAGCCGATCGCAACCGAACAGGGAGACTACAACCCCCGTGAAGCCGTCCGGGTCGCCTTGCAGCTCCCTGTCAGGCTGGATGTCACAGATCAGGCCGGCAAGACGCACCGCCTAGGAGCGCTCACGACAAATCTCAGCCGCGACGGGGTCTGTCTCCATCTCAATGCGGCACCTGAGCTCTTACAGGGCCTCGCCACCCTGCACTTCGCCTCGGTACAGACCCCGCATCACCCTGGCTCCCATGAACCGGGAGCTCCGGATTCCGCACTGCCCGCAAAAATCATCTGGGCCGCTCACGATCCCACTGCGCCAAAAGAGTTTCCGACCCAGGACGCCAACCCCACCCTTCTGATCGGGCTTCGTTTTCACGGGCTCACTCCCTATGCAGAGCGGGAAGTCAACCGTGTCGTCCGGCAACATCTATCGTCTCCTGGCGGGCCGGAGGCCCCCTCGCAACAACCGTCGATCATCAGTATTCCGCGAGAATGCCGGAATCCACGCGGCCAAGCGATCATGATCACCGACGACCATCTACGCCCGTCGCTCGCACCGAACACACCGGTCGTCATCATCGCTCCCGGCTACGGCCAGACCGCGTTGGATGCCAGCACGTTGTCCTACTACCTCGCACACCACCGGCTCCGTGTCTTACGGTACGACCACACCAACCATGTCGGACTCAGCGACGGAGAGCTCCAGCAGACGACGTTACGGAGCATGCAAGCCGACCTCCTGAAGGTCGTGGAATTTGTGCAACATACCTGGCCCACCGCGCCTCTGATCGTGATGGCCAGCGATCTATCCGCACGGGTCGCACTGAAGACGGCGATACAATCCCGTCCCCTCGATCTCCTGCTCCTGATCAATCCGGTCGTCGATATTCAGGCCATGCTGATGACGGTCCATGGTCATGACCTCGTGGCCGACCACCGGTACGGACTCCGGCGTGGCATCGCCAATCTGCTTGGGCTCAACGTCAACATCGATCGTTTTGTCGGCGATATCGTGGTAGGCCACTTTACAGACCTTGCCTCCACACTTGCGGATCTGCGCCTCCTTCGTTCACCATCGGCCATTCTCACAATTCCAGGCCCACCCTTCGGTCCGCTGCCTCCGGCGGATCTCCCGCAGGCATTCCTCACGGCGTTGGGAGCCCATACCCGCCTCGCAACGGTTCCCACTCCGCTGGCCGGCCAGGAGCTCCCATTCAATGAGCACCACCCGCTGGCCTTCCGACAGATCCTGGAGCAGATCGCAATCGCCATCTCACTGCCAGCCGCTCCGGCTGAATTCAGCATACAGGCCCGCGATATGCTGGCCCGTCAACAGCGCATCGAATTGGAGCGCACCCGCCTTCGACATAACCTCTCACAGATAACGCGCGAAGCCCTGAGGGTCGCGCACCTGCAGCAGCTTACCCAGCTCGGGAATCTGCACGAATACTGGAAACTCTTAGACGATCTCTACCGGCTGCTCAGCCCGCTCGAACCGGGCTCCATACTCATGGACGTGGGGGTCGGCCATGGCGATTTGGTCCGAGCCACAATGGTGAATCAAGCCTACCGCTCGCGCCAGCGCGGATGGAGTCCTGAACGTCCCGTCCATGTCATCGGCTTGGGGCATTCTCACGAATCGCTGACACTGGCACGACAGAGTCTTCGTGCGTTGCATCGGGAACTCGACAGTGACTTTGCAGGCACACTCACCATCCACCCGCCTCTGACGGCTGAATGGGTGCATACGGATTGGAGCCAGGGCCTACCCTTCAAAAATGACTCGCTCCATCGCATCGTCTGCAACCTGTCACTGTTGTTCGTTCCCTCTCCGCTGGTCACCATTCGTGAGCTGTACCGCGTGCTTCACCCCAAGGGACGCCTCGTCCTCACGGTCTTCCAGCCTGAGACCGACCTCTCGGCGCTCTATCGCCGACACCTGCACAGCGCGAATCAGGATGAATTTAGTCCGCAAGCCCAGATCCTGCTGCATTACCTTGGGCGACTCCGCGAGGCCATCCGGCATGGATTGCTGCACACCTTCGACCGCTCATCGCTCACCTCATTTCTCCACCAAGCCGGTATCCTCACGCCCCGCATCCTTCCTGCCTTCGATGGGCAGGGCCTCTTCGCCGTCATCGAAAAAGGTAAATCCGCTAGCTGA
- a CDS encoding nuclear transport factor 2 family protein, with amino-acid sequence MRVSVLVCLIVYMVVGNIAWVPAAVGATPDNAALETAVRALVRANAEKDLPGMSRLMAHDADITSYTIGGRKYVGWTELERDIKEEFAKVAALDLPISELKVWSKGDIGWYTMELDYVRILGHGADQQRAVLPLRETGVLERRNGQWILLSWHESLRNASGAMPVDDRPKSAAPRAGATSNSPTVVPDLSGEWDILEVEDNKSYKATLDKAGNGPYTQHEGRFTTTKYTDRLWQGTWVQTGNDREGGFEVLLSEDGRQAKGVWWYSRVGTQKNIPPREHGGTYVWKRLTPPPATR; translated from the coding sequence ATGCGAGTGTCCGTACTGGTTTGTCTCATCGTCTATATGGTCGTTGGAAATATCGCCTGGGTTCCCGCCGCTGTGGGCGCCACACCGGACAACGCCGCGCTCGAAACAGCAGTCCGTGCGCTCGTGCGTGCCAATGCCGAGAAAGATTTGCCTGGGATGTCCAGGCTGATGGCGCACGACGCCGACATCACCAGCTATACCATCGGAGGCCGGAAATACGTGGGATGGACGGAACTGGAACGGGACATCAAGGAAGAGTTTGCCAAAGTCGCCGCGCTCGACCTTCCCATCTCCGAGCTCAAAGTCTGGTCGAAGGGAGATATCGGCTGGTACACCATGGAGCTGGATTACGTGCGTATCCTCGGACATGGTGCGGACCAGCAACGAGCCGTGCTGCCGTTGCGAGAGACCGGTGTGCTGGAGCGTCGAAACGGCCAATGGATCCTCCTCTCCTGGCATGAATCCCTTCGCAATGCCAGCGGCGCGATGCCCGTCGACGATCGGCCAAAATCTGCGGCACCCAGGGCGGGCGCGACATCGAACAGCCCAACGGTGGTCCCGGACTTGAGCGGGGAATGGGATATCCTGGAAGTCGAAGACAACAAGAGCTACAAAGCCACGCTGGATAAAGCCGGTAACGGACCCTATACCCAGCATGAAGGCCGCTTCACCACGACCAAGTATACGGACCGACTGTGGCAAGGCACCTGGGTTCAGACCGGCAACGATCGTGAAGGGGGCTTTGAAGTATTGCTCTCAGAGGATGGCCGCCAGGCCAAGGGCGTGTGGTGGTACTCACGAGTCGGCACACAAAAGAACATTCCCCCTCGCGAACATGGCGGGACCTATGTCTGGAAACGGCTGACCCCGCCACCTGCCACCAGATGA